The DNA sequence CTGATAGTCCCAGCACTCCATTTCTCTTCTGTTGTGTTTCAGGAATGCAAACACATCGATCATGAAAGTATTAGGCAATCTCCACAGATTGGACAAGAGACACTTAAATAGCACAACGCAAATTAGTCCATTGACTCGGCAGAGGGGAGCAGGGATGCTTCTCACGGAGCGGCGGGGGCCTGCCTGCCTTCGGGTCTCATTTCCTGTTGTTGTCACTGTCAGTGCCATTCCTATCAGCCTCTTCAGTTTTCACAGAGCTCCCATCCCCTGGCTTGTTTTTGTTCTGTGTTTCTTCCAGATACTGCTGGACAGCCTTGAGCACCGCATTCTCCACCAGCCTCTTACTGAGCCTTACCAGTTCAGCATCCTCGGGCTCACCTCCATTCTTATCACCTACATTCCACAATAGAGAAGATAGGTCACTGAGATCATATTGCCATAGAAACTCAGCATGCAGGGGCCAGCTAGTTCAGTTAGTTACAAAGAGCAAGTGTCCTTCAGTCTGGTAAACTGGATCTATAAATCCAAGAATACTGGCTTGGCCTTTCATTTGGTATTTGCAGAAGCAGGAGACTGCCTGTCCCTGAAGACTTCAGGCTGAAAAGCAGTTCATTAGCCCCAATCTAAAAATATTCGACCTAGCAATGCTGGAAGTTCCCCATTTCTAcatgggatttttgtttttctctcatccAAAAGTGATTActactactgaagtccacatacCCACCACCTGGAGCCTCAGACATGTGAAATCACCAACAAGATGTATTTGCTTCTACTTTGCCACTACCAAACGTCAGGTAATTGAGATTTCCTAATCAACTAGCCACATAGGATCAGTAATTTTATAACCCTTGGCCTGGATGGTTGTTAACAAAGTCTCAGCCCTCCCATGAAGACAAAAGCAATTACTACTGCTAGGAAATGGTTAAAATAAGCTTGTAAAactaatattctttttaatttcagagcTATCACTGCAATTTAAGAAATAGGAAACTCTTCGAGGAAGAGTTAGGATTATGACAGTAAATTACTAGATGTTAGTATTTCATGGCCATTTTGCTTCCCTGCTAGTGATGATCAAGGTTAAattatcctttcatttttctgtaaaagggCTGGTTGTCATCTGTTCAAATGCTGCACATTTCccattcattctctttcttgtctcccttaactgagggaaaaaaactagGGGGCTCGTCTCTCATGCCCAGTCAGTCCTTCA is a window from the Balaenoptera musculus isolate JJ_BM4_2016_0621 chromosome 12, mBalMus1.pri.v3, whole genome shotgun sequence genome containing:
- the AKAP7 gene encoding A-kinase anchoring protein 7 isoform X4, whose amino-acid sequence is MGQLCCFPFSRDEEKISELGSPSSIALQRYRKEVPSWPSGDKNGGEPEDAELVRLSKRLVENAVLKAVQQYLEETQNKNKPGDGSSVKTEEADRNGTDSDNNRK
- the AKAP7 gene encoding A-kinase anchoring protein 7 isoform X6, whose amino-acid sequence is MGQLCCFPFSRDEEKISDKNGGEPEDAELVRLSKRLVENAVLKAVQQYLEETQNKNKPGDGSSVKTEEADRNGTDSDNNRK